One genomic segment of Odocoileus virginianus isolate 20LAN1187 ecotype Illinois chromosome 33, Ovbor_1.2, whole genome shotgun sequence includes these proteins:
- the TVP23A gene encoding Golgi apparatus membrane protein TVP23 homolog A, producing the protein MKQALVDDTEDVSLDFGNEEELAFQKAKIRHPVATFFHLFFRVSAIITYVGCDWFSKSFVGCFVTVLLLLSFDFWSVKNVTGRLMVGLRWWNQIDEDGKSHWIFEARKVSPDMVAATEAEARVFWLGLIVCPMIWIVFFFSSLFSLKLKWLALVIAGISLQAANLYGYVLCKMGGESDISKVTASFLSQTVFQTACPSDFQKPGLEGLEIHKH; encoded by the exons ATGAAGCAG GCCCTGGTGGATGATACTGAAGATGTGTCCTTGGACTTTGGCAACGAGGAGGAGCTGGCGTTTCAGAAAGCCAAGATCAG GCATCCAGTGGCCACATTTTTCCACCTGTTTTTTCGCGTGAGTGCCATCATCACCTACGTGGGCTGTGACTGGTTCAGCAAGAGCTTCGTGGGCTGTTTTGTCACTgtgcttctcctcctgtcctttgACTTCTGGTCTGTGAAG AATGTAACCGGACGACTCATGGTGGGCCTTCGCTGGTGGAACCAGATTGATGAAGATGGGAAAAGCCACTGGATTTTTGAAGCCAGAAAG GTCTCTCCAGACATGGTGGCTGCCACAGAGGCGGAAGCGCGGGTCTTCTGGCTCGGCCTCATCGTCTGTCCCATGATTTGGATCGTGTTCTTTTTTAGCTCCTTATTTTCCTTGAAACTCAAGTGGCTG GCCCTAGTGATAGCTGGGATCTCTCTCCAAGCCGCCAACCTGTATGGCTACGTCCTGTGTAAGATGGGAGGCGAGAGCGACATCAGCAAAGTCACAGCCAGTTTTCTGTCCCAGACAGTGTTCCAGACG GCCTGTCCTAGCGACTTTCAGAAGCCTGGCCTCGAGGGGCTGGAGATTCACAAGCATTAG